The sequence AAAGCCCTTGTTATTACAAGGGAAAAGACACTTTTGGTTAAGTGTGGCAAGCAGGTTCACACAACTTGCCAAGATCCGCTCCTGCGTTATGATCTCCTTAGCGCAAATGTGGTATAAACCACAATCGACTCATCGCATGATTTTAGTATAACACAAATCGTCTGATTTGCCAAACCATCAAAAAAGTGGAACGTCACAAGAGGGGGGCTACCAATTTAACAACTAAACCAATTAATCTTGTTGTAATTTTTCTTTTGTAAAGTTGAGCGTGTTACTCGTCTTGATTGTTTTAAAGTTTCTTTAAAATCGGCTTTAATATCAACAAGACAATCCGTCTGATACATATAAGT comes from Streptococcus troglodytae and encodes:
- a CDS encoding aspartate-semialdehyde dehydrogenase, translated to MTQERILASCVNLLATLNQKCLFPCNNKGFFIEFNSLWTFFLYKK